In one window of uncultured Acetobacteroides sp. DNA:
- the mltG gene encoding endolytic transglycosylase MltG yields the protein MASAKQKKPAKTPLKKIAITVAIAAFSIALFFGIRLYTRVLMPNVDLGGKKSAHILIPTGSDYNAVAAIFRQSGYIKNFNTFESYAEKKGYAQKVKPGRYKLVAGMSNRRLLNMLISGNQDPAQIYINNIRTKEKLASILGKQLEPDSLAIVTMLNSDSVAKSIGMTPETIISLFIPNTYELYWNVTPNDILKRMKKEYDKFWGEKNRQHKADSMGLSREQVITVASIVDEETNYVPEMNTIAGVYLNRLKKEMLLQADPTVKFAIGDPTIRRILNKHLSFDSPYNTYKYKGLPPGPIALPSIEAIDAVLNSAKTPYIYFCAKADFSGAHAFAVTKEEHEKNAQVYQAALNKRNIKK from the coding sequence ATGGCTTCTGCAAAACAAAAGAAACCTGCCAAGACGCCCTTAAAGAAAATCGCTATTACAGTAGCAATTGCGGCATTTTCGATTGCCCTGTTTTTCGGCATAAGGCTCTACACACGGGTACTTATGCCCAATGTTGATCTGGGCGGTAAAAAATCGGCACACATACTAATTCCAACAGGCAGCGACTACAATGCCGTTGCTGCCATCTTTAGGCAGTCGGGCTACATAAAGAACTTCAACACGTTCGAAAGCTATGCCGAAAAAAAAGGATATGCTCAAAAAGTAAAGCCAGGTAGATATAAGTTGGTTGCAGGCATGAGCAACCGTCGGTTGCTTAATATGCTAATCTCAGGCAACCAAGATCCTGCACAGATCTACATCAACAATATTAGAACAAAGGAGAAGCTTGCATCAATACTAGGAAAACAGTTAGAGCCCGATTCTTTGGCTATAGTAACCATGCTCAATAGCGATTCTGTTGCCAAATCTATAGGAATGACACCAGAAACCATCATCAGCCTCTTCATTCCAAATACCTACGAGCTCTACTGGAACGTAACTCCCAACGATATCCTTAAGCGAATGAAGAAGGAGTACGACAAGTTTTGGGGCGAAAAGAATAGACAGCACAAGGCCGATTCGATGGGTCTTAGCCGCGAACAGGTAATCACCGTTGCCTCAATTGTCGATGAGGAGACCAACTACGTTCCAGAGATGAACACCATTGCCGGTGTTTACCTCAATCGCTTAAAGAAGGAAATGCTGCTCCAAGCCGATCCTACAGTTAAGTTTGCCATTGGCGATCCAACCATTCGCCGAATCTTAAACAAGCATTTATCGTTTGATTCTCCCTACAATACTTATAAGTACAAGGGATTGCCCCCAGGCCCTATAGCATTACCATCAATCGAGGCTATCGATGCAGTTCTCAATAGCGCAAAAACACCTTATATATACTTCTGCGCAAAGGCTGATTTCTCCGGAGCACATGCATTTGCCGTTACTAAAGAGGAGCACGAAAAGAATGCTCAGGTATACCAAGCCGCACTTAACAAGCGAAACATAAAGAAATAA
- the murB gene encoding UDP-N-acetylmuramate dehydrogenase: MNVLENFSLKEITTFGIDANAKNFVQPANDDEVVGFLKSNKTQPIFVLGGGSNIIFTSDFEGVVLQPTGKSVEVLSEDCDSATLRVGAGMEWDDLVKLTVGKGLGGLENLSLIPGHVGACPVQNIGAYGVEVKDTIVAVEGFYLDSAERFCFDNGYCQFGYRDSIFKHELRGKVAITHVTFLLSKSPVLKTHYGNIEEELKNYSERTVQTVRDAVISIRERKLPDPKVIGNCGSFFKNPTISKDEFDAVKAQYSNVPNYPAADGKIKVPAAWLIETCGYKGIKKGHVGVHGQQALVLINLGNATGKEVIALADEIIAGVSDKFGIVLEKEVNIL, translated from the coding sequence ATGAACGTACTAGAAAACTTCTCTTTAAAGGAGATTACCACCTTTGGTATTGATGCAAATGCAAAAAACTTTGTTCAGCCTGCCAATGACGATGAGGTGGTTGGCTTCCTGAAATCAAATAAGACGCAACCTATTTTTGTACTTGGAGGAGGTAGTAATATCATATTTACTTCAGATTTTGAAGGAGTAGTGCTTCAACCAACAGGAAAAAGTGTTGAGGTTTTAAGCGAGGATTGTGATAGCGCAACTCTACGAGTTGGGGCTGGCATGGAATGGGACGACTTGGTTAAGCTTACCGTAGGAAAAGGATTGGGAGGGTTAGAAAATCTTTCGCTAATACCTGGTCATGTAGGGGCTTGTCCGGTGCAGAATATTGGTGCTTATGGTGTAGAGGTAAAAGACACCATAGTTGCTGTTGAAGGTTTTTATCTTGACAGCGCCGAACGTTTTTGCTTTGATAATGGCTACTGCCAATTTGGCTACCGCGATAGCATATTCAAGCACGAGTTGAGGGGGAAGGTGGCGATTACCCATGTAACGTTTTTGCTAAGTAAAAGCCCTGTCCTAAAGACTCACTACGGCAATATAGAAGAAGAATTAAAGAATTATTCCGAAAGAACAGTACAAACTGTGCGCGATGCGGTTATTTCTATTCGCGAAAGAAAACTCCCTGATCCTAAAGTTATAGGGAACTGCGGTAGCTTTTTTAAGAATCCGACTATTTCGAAGGATGAATTTGATGCCGTCAAGGCTCAATATTCGAATGTTCCCAACTATCCAGCGGCAGATGGCAAAATAAAAGTTCCTGCGGCTTGGCTTATCGAAACCTGTGGCTATAAAGGTATAAAGAAAGGGCATGTTGGGGTTCATGGCCAGCAAGCACTTGTGCTGATTAACTTAGGCAATGCAACCGGTAAAGAGGTGATTGCCTTGGCTGATGAAATAATAGCAGGGGTATCCGATAAGTTTGGGATTGTTCTGGAAAAGGAGGTGAATATCCTTTAA
- a CDS encoding NYN domain-containing protein produces the protein MNIGCASSLKRIGVFYDGNYFLQVSNYYNYVHPRKRRLSISGLHYYIRHLVSKEENVDIKLCKIADAHYFRCRYSAQDASQRGNQLYYDRVFDDILMSEGVITHYLPFKNNFGKKEERGIDVWLALEAFELAIYKQFDIVVLIASNGDYVPLVRKLNTLGTRVMVLGWEFEYTNDEGQKVVTKTSQDLLEEVSYPVPMHAEIDGNEEEADIVDNLFVSNESAPKPVIATNISAVSSKSKASIATEEYQEGEILSLKNGYGFIKHPNNNLFFHYLDLQDVDFNDLMPGDPVEFTIEQNIHGQDVAKNVRKVE, from the coding sequence ATGAACATTGGATGTGCCTCTTCTCTAAAAAGAATCGGTGTTTTTTACGATGGTAATTATTTCCTACAGGTAAGCAACTATTACAACTACGTACACCCACGTAAAAGACGCTTAAGCATTTCTGGTCTCCACTACTACATTCGTCACTTAGTATCAAAAGAAGAAAATGTAGACATTAAGCTTTGTAAAATTGCGGATGCCCACTATTTTAGATGTAGGTATAGCGCTCAGGATGCCAGTCAACGCGGCAACCAGCTTTACTACGACCGTGTATTCGACGATATTTTAATGTCGGAAGGCGTAATTACCCACTATCTTCCTTTTAAGAACAACTTTGGTAAGAAGGAAGAGAGAGGTATTGACGTATGGTTAGCGCTTGAAGCATTCGAACTTGCCATTTACAAGCAGTTTGATATCGTTGTTTTAATTGCGTCGAATGGTGACTATGTACCATTGGTTCGTAAACTCAATACGCTAGGAACACGTGTGATGGTTCTTGGATGGGAATTTGAATACACTAACGATGAAGGACAAAAAGTAGTAACCAAAACTTCGCAGGATCTACTCGAAGAGGTTAGTTATCCTGTTCCAATGCATGCTGAAATCGATGGAAACGAAGAAGAAGCAGACATTGTAGACAACCTTTTTGTTAGCAACGAAAGTGCTCCAAAGCCTGTGATTGCAACAAATATTAGCGCTGTATCATCTAAATCGAAGGCTTCTATTGCTACCGAAGAATACCAAGAAGGTGAAATTCTAAGTTTAAAGAATGGTTATGGATTCATCAAGCATCCAAACAATAACCTATTCTTCCACTATCTTGATCTTCAGGATGTCGATTTTAACGATCTTATGCCTGGTGATCCAGTTGAGTTCACCATCGAGCAAAACATCCACGGACAAGATGTGGCAAAAAATGTACGTAAGGTGGAGTAA
- a CDS encoding carboxypeptidase-like regulatory domain-containing protein, whose protein sequence is MQNRQQAAIRSVKSTSALSVKGLVLMCSLLFVSLLVNAQSSILENRYTFEAKRTSLYDALNIISQKTGYFFIYDSKILESDKRVKLEARGAKLEYILKDLLNNPKLGFRVFSKHILIFEKDENVAAAQRKEPVRQDSAATILVKGKVFDEVSRKPLQYVSVAIEGTSEGTITNGEGYFILKLPHSHEQCNVRISHIGYKPYTFPIMLARDQNVDLYLKPDIVSLQEIVIRRVDPVEIVTSAIKNRKKNYSSTPYCLTTFYREGVLKNGSYLSYAEAIFKVYKPALDQFFGVEQVSEVKSRKIVNTEQSDTLFVKLKGGISACLSLDIAKSTPDFLELSEIARYRYTLSDMVSYESHNAYAINFVQKADVDDPLFTGTMYIDADSLAILGAEFEINPAYISKAADYLISKNSKKHIVKPERFTYNVTYRKVGDYYYINHAKCDVQLKVRKKGRLFSSTYSAFLEMATCNIDTKNVSKFDKQKTIRPHVVFLDLPYTYDPSFWGDFNYIIPEEKLNEALKRINTKIEKVE, encoded by the coding sequence ATGCAAAATAGGCAACAAGCTGCTATACGATCTGTAAAAAGCACATCGGCGCTATCCGTAAAAGGATTGGTGCTGATGTGCTCCTTGCTTTTCGTAAGCCTGCTGGTGAATGCCCAAAGCAGCATCCTCGAAAATCGCTACACCTTCGAAGCAAAGCGAACCTCGCTATACGACGCATTAAACATTATTAGCCAAAAGACCGGCTACTTCTTCATATACGACAGCAAAATTCTTGAAAGCGATAAAAGGGTAAAGCTAGAAGCAAGAGGGGCGAAGCTAGAATACATTCTTAAAGATCTTCTTAACAACCCTAAGCTGGGTTTCCGCGTATTTTCGAAGCATATCCTCATATTCGAAAAAGATGAGAATGTAGCAGCAGCTCAACGGAAAGAACCCGTTAGACAAGACTCTGCAGCTACAATTTTAGTAAAGGGAAAAGTCTTTGATGAGGTATCGCGAAAGCCTCTTCAGTACGTTTCTGTGGCAATCGAGGGCACATCGGAGGGTACGATTACCAATGGCGAAGGATATTTTATTCTGAAGCTACCTCATAGTCATGAGCAATGCAACGTCAGGATCTCGCATATTGGCTACAAGCCGTACACCTTTCCGATAATGCTTGCTCGCGATCAGAATGTCGACCTCTACCTTAAGCCTGATATTGTTTCGCTGCAGGAAATAGTAATTCGTCGGGTTGATCCTGTCGAGATAGTTACTAGCGCAATTAAAAATCGCAAGAAAAACTACTCCTCAACGCCTTACTGTTTGACAACATTCTACCGTGAGGGAGTACTTAAGAATGGAAGTTATCTCAGCTATGCGGAAGCAATCTTTAAGGTATATAAGCCTGCGCTTGATCAGTTTTTCGGCGTAGAGCAGGTAAGTGAGGTCAAGTCGCGCAAAATCGTAAACACAGAGCAATCCGACACCCTGTTTGTGAAGCTAAAGGGCGGGATTTCAGCATGCCTTAGCCTAGATATTGCGAAAAGTACTCCTGATTTTCTTGAACTATCCGAAATTGCACGATATCGGTACACCCTTTCCGATATGGTGTCGTACGAGTCGCATAATGCGTATGCCATAAACTTTGTACAAAAAGCAGATGTCGACGATCCTCTTTTTACAGGAACCATGTATATCGATGCGGATAGCCTTGCTATACTTGGCGCCGAATTCGAGATTAATCCGGCATACATTTCGAAGGCCGCAGACTACCTAATCTCGAAGAATAGCAAAAAACATATCGTTAAGCCCGAACGCTTTACATATAACGTCACATACCGAAAGGTTGGAGACTACTATTACATCAACCACGCTAAATGCGATGTGCAGCTGAAGGTGCGAAAAAAAGGAAGGCTATTTAGCAGCACGTATTCTGCCTTTTTGGAGATGGCTACCTGCAATATCGACACCAAAAATGTGAGCAAATTCGACAAGCAGAAAACCATTCGGCCTCATGTAGTCTTTTTGGATTTGCCCTACACCTACGATCCCAGTTTCTGGGGCGATTTTAATTACATCATACCCGAAGAGAAGTTAAACGAAGCCTTAAAACGCATAAATACTAAGATTGAAAAAGTTGAGTAA
- a CDS encoding FecR domain-containing protein: MTLNENNTEHLELIAKYLANEMDENERANFEIDIALEPSNARLINEMRGEWEMIDKHSNRKSINVNSAWEKLNERLEKEDLLPQAEPQQRRLGARRMLRYAAMLVGVAILGTASLWMMSKQETPQMVSVLNAQGQNTMVKTLADGSVVYVGGKTSFEYPVKFSKDERKVALKGQAYFDVAKNPKKPFIIETEDAYIQVLGTAFNVKSYDQKAFELIVERGKVKVTLKNDSSVSQIVVAGEKLVINKNNLQKSAWEDDGSLAWRLGKMQFKDETLQNIVRVINRNYQSNITIADEQTASRRLTVTFDENSLSTITELICITLNLQSEKKNNQIILSSTDAK, encoded by the coding sequence ATGACGCTAAACGAAAACAACACCGAGCATCTAGAATTAATAGCCAAGTATCTGGCTAACGAGATGGACGAAAACGAAAGGGCCAACTTCGAAATCGATATTGCCCTAGAGCCAAGCAACGCAAGGCTGATAAACGAAATGAGAGGGGAGTGGGAAATGATAGACAAGCACAGCAACCGAAAGAGCATAAACGTAAACAGCGCCTGGGAAAAGCTCAATGAGCGGCTGGAAAAGGAGGATTTACTACCTCAAGCAGAGCCACAGCAGCGCAGGCTAGGTGCTCGGAGGATGCTGCGGTACGCCGCAATGCTGGTGGGCGTTGCCATTCTCGGAACAGCATCCCTATGGATGATGTCGAAGCAGGAGACGCCTCAAATGGTAAGCGTGCTAAATGCTCAAGGGCAAAACACCATGGTGAAAACGCTTGCCGACGGCTCTGTCGTGTACGTTGGCGGAAAAACCAGCTTCGAGTATCCCGTCAAGTTCTCGAAAGACGAGCGCAAGGTTGCCCTTAAGGGCCAAGCCTACTTCGACGTTGCCAAGAATCCGAAAAAGCCATTTATCATCGAAACCGAAGATGCCTATATACAGGTGCTAGGGACAGCCTTTAACGTAAAGTCCTACGATCAGAAGGCATTCGAGCTGATCGTGGAGCGGGGCAAGGTGAAGGTGACGCTTAAGAACGATTCTAGCGTAAGCCAGATTGTAGTGGCAGGCGAGAAACTCGTGATTAATAAGAATAATCTCCAAAAGAGCGCTTGGGAAGACGATGGCTCTCTGGCCTGGCGCTTGGGTAAGATGCAGTTTAAGGACGAAACGCTGCAAAATATCGTAAGGGTAATCAACCGAAACTATCAGTCGAACATTACCATTGCCGATGAGCAAACCGCCAGTCGCAGGCTCACCGTTACCTTCGATGAGAACTCGCTAAGCACCATTACCGAGCTAATCTGCATAACCTTAAACCTCCAGAGCGAGAAAAAGAATAACCAAATTATTCTGAGTTCTACCGATGCAAAATAG
- a CDS encoding RNA polymerase sigma-70 factor: MGLADISIQRRIQEGDIKEFEQLFKRYYEPLCRYAGGIVKDMDVAEEIVQELFYDYWKNRETLSIQLSLNAYLYRSVKNNSLSHLRKQTVRQRYAEKAKSEYNEAESVTVEDELVAEELSKVIDDTLHQLPERCSMVFQMSRFEGKKYQEIADKLAISIKTVEADMGKALHHFRENLKRFNRVAM; encoded by the coding sequence ATGGGACTTGCCGATATCTCGATACAACGAAGGATTCAGGAAGGCGACATAAAGGAGTTCGAGCAGCTCTTCAAGAGGTACTACGAGCCGCTTTGCCGCTACGCTGGTGGCATAGTAAAGGATATGGATGTTGCCGAAGAGATCGTTCAAGAGCTATTTTACGATTACTGGAAGAATCGGGAAACGCTCTCCATCCAGCTATCGCTGAATGCCTACCTCTACCGATCGGTTAAGAACAACTCGCTATCCCACCTTCGGAAGCAAACCGTTCGCCAGCGCTATGCCGAGAAGGCCAAGAGCGAGTACAACGAGGCAGAATCGGTAACCGTAGAAGACGAGCTGGTTGCCGAGGAGCTAAGCAAGGTCATCGACGACACCCTACACCAGCTTCCCGAAAGGTGCTCGATGGTGTTTCAGATGAGCCGCTTCGAAGGAAAAAAGTACCAGGAGATCGCCGATAAGCTAGCCATCTCGATAAAAACGGTAGAAGCCGACATGGGGAAAGCCCTCCACCATTTCAGGGAAAACCTAAAGCGGTTCAACCGGGTAGCCATGTAA
- a CDS encoding carboxypeptidase-like regulatory domain-containing protein, translating to MRNLVKRMLQIGMIVVLVASFGFAYGQNGSYTTVYGIVKDANTRNAVAFANISIPNGNIGTVTNSEGEFLIKVPKSLNASELEISHVGYKNSTLKIEESNGKPGVYFIEPHVLSLQEIIVRPESPDMLVRMAISDISKNYAIAPAMMEGFYRETIKQRRDYLSVSEAVVDIYKTSYTSYDNDRVRVEKGRKGTNIKKADTLLVKLQGGPSVALLLDVVKNPDYLFSVESLRDYKYEMSGVVNINNKLNYIISFSPAYEQPYPLFFGKFYINQETLALTMAEFSMDISDKAKAESFFIKKKPIGLKMVPTATSYLVSYKTGPDGKYYVNYVRNEMKFKADWKKRWFNSYYTVMSEMAITNISKANVAKIPFDETFKTNMVLNDRIQDLQDQNFWGESNIIEPEQSIENAIRKIAKYMQKNNN from the coding sequence ATGAGAAATCTTGTTAAGAGAATGCTACAAATCGGCATGATAGTCGTGCTGGTAGCCAGCTTCGGATTTGCCTACGGCCAGAACGGCAGCTACACCACGGTGTACGGCATTGTGAAGGATGCCAACACCCGGAACGCCGTGGCTTTTGCCAACATCAGCATCCCTAACGGCAACATCGGTACGGTAACCAACTCTGAGGGCGAATTCCTGATTAAGGTGCCCAAATCGCTCAACGCCTCCGAGCTCGAGATCTCGCACGTGGGCTATAAGAACAGCACGCTGAAGATCGAGGAGAGCAACGGAAAGCCCGGCGTCTACTTCATCGAGCCCCACGTTCTTTCCCTTCAGGAAATTATAGTCCGTCCCGAATCGCCCGACATGCTTGTTCGGATGGCCATTTCCGATATCTCGAAGAACTACGCCATTGCTCCCGCAATGATGGAGGGCTTCTACCGCGAGACCATCAAGCAGCGCCGCGACTACCTGTCGGTTTCCGAGGCTGTAGTTGACATCTACAAGACGTCGTACACCAGCTACGATAACGACCGCGTAAGGGTAGAGAAGGGCCGCAAGGGTACCAACATCAAGAAGGCCGACACGCTGCTGGTTAAGCTGCAGGGGGGGCCATCGGTAGCGCTGCTGCTCGACGTGGTGAAGAATCCCGACTACCTGTTTTCGGTTGAATCGCTCCGCGACTACAAGTACGAGATGAGCGGCGTGGTTAACATCAACAACAAGCTCAACTACATCATCAGCTTCAGCCCTGCCTACGAGCAGCCCTATCCGCTATTCTTCGGCAAGTTCTACATCAACCAGGAGACGCTAGCGCTCACCATGGCCGAGTTCAGCATGGACATCAGCGACAAGGCAAAGGCCGAATCGTTCTTCATCAAGAAGAAGCCAATTGGGCTGAAGATGGTGCCTACCGCCACGAGCTACCTGGTATCGTACAAGACCGGCCCCGATGGCAAGTACTACGTAAACTACGTCCGCAACGAGATGAAGTTTAAGGCCGACTGGAAGAAGCGCTGGTTTAACAGCTACTACACCGTGATGTCGGAGATGGCCATCACCAACATCTCCAAGGCCAACGTGGCCAAGATCCCATTCGACGAAACCTTTAAGACCAACATGGTGCTCAACGACCGCATCCAGGACTTGCAGGATCAGAACTTCTGGGGCGAGAGCAACATCATCGAGCCCGAGCAGTCGATAGAGAATGCCATCCGAAAGATTGCAAAGTACATGCAGAAGAATAACAACTAG
- a CDS encoding DUF6261 family protein, translating into MIKPHAFHDMRINEKGYFGDRVLDTVAPYADKDADLALLIEDVRAKNQLLTKALMKLSYASITKQMKADDSLRDHGFVNLRTYAQVCAGRKDPTWANAGQLLVNAIKKTGWDMNRKGNKEETMLVDTLLAEFDSQPKLREAIATINAQEWIDEIREGHASYEQHSLLRDSVKESKNKVNARRAAQELCQAINKLFRYINFYVEFKKSEPYKTLADSINATIAECRKTLKQRATRARSAKARKKE; encoded by the coding sequence ATGATAAAGCCCCACGCCTTCCACGACATGCGCATCAACGAGAAGGGCTACTTTGGCGACAGGGTGCTCGACACAGTTGCGCCCTACGCCGACAAGGATGCCGACCTAGCCCTGCTGATCGAGGACGTACGCGCCAAAAACCAACTGCTGACCAAGGCGCTGATGAAGCTGAGCTACGCCAGCATCACCAAGCAGATGAAAGCCGACGATAGCCTCCGCGACCACGGATTTGTTAACCTGCGCACCTACGCCCAGGTGTGCGCAGGCCGAAAAGACCCCACCTGGGCGAATGCGGGGCAGCTGCTGGTGAACGCCATCAAGAAAACCGGCTGGGACATGAACCGGAAGGGCAACAAGGAGGAGACGATGCTGGTGGACACCCTGCTGGCCGAGTTCGACAGCCAGCCCAAGCTGCGGGAGGCCATAGCCACCATCAACGCCCAGGAGTGGATCGACGAAATCCGCGAGGGGCACGCCAGCTACGAGCAGCACAGCCTGCTCCGCGACAGCGTCAAGGAGTCGAAGAACAAGGTAAACGCCAGGCGGGCCGCCCAGGAGCTGTGCCAGGCCATCAACAAGCTGTTCCGCTACATCAACTTCTATGTCGAATTTAAGAAGAGCGAGCCCTACAAGACGCTCGCCGACTCGATAAACGCCACCATTGCCGAATGCCGGAAAACGCTCAAGCAGCGCGCTACCCGCGCCCGCTCGGCTAAGGCGCGCAAGAAGGAGTAG
- a CDS encoding ComEC/Rec2 family competence protein: MRALVEPLRLLPILKIAAAFSLGIAFATELDLAWYFWLLLSPLALPVMYWGYKTVRYSYRWMFGAGTFLLFFSLGAAYVSVAKSQIPGASFDENSFLTVQVDDNPVKTRYGCRWTSRVVEAPSNLKALVGTKAITYSRDTAVPDYAALLRIRGRVAAIDPPKNPYEFSFKDYYAHQGIYASVFVSRDGVLPIGKVVVNQMLRLAYFLQRYTLQTFRQFGFEGDELGVILALMIGDKQLLDGNLKTMYANIGAMHILAVSGMHVALYYLVLVWLLFFMRGRVGGLLKNMAILLALWVFAFVAGFSPSIVRATVMFTFILVGKMWNRSSNTYNMVAASFVVLLLYNPFSLYDVGFLLSYAAVFSILLFYPFFGAWAPSSRILRWGYDLVAVSLAAQILTLPLTVYFFHQLPLVFLLTNIILIPLTTLIIYGGLALLSISWWTWGAHWLAAALVWLLKLTNSSVSYIEHIPGAVLSSIYFERWQMLLLFVAFMLLFIFMLHRKPRLVLLSLTLMVAVASGSAFSRLKDRRPLLVVYAMRGGTAILMSGGECSYCLCDSVRDGYSYKFMDQSLLKWGRLASSEVRFFGFKDSLSESDCKYSSGWCSFRGKVIYVSSAPIAKKRTADPPVDVDYLIVCRKTRGRPEELLKYIRPRLVVIDGSASKYLAAKWADRCKLARVPFYSVSKKGAFVVNL; this comes from the coding sequence ATGAGAGCACTTGTTGAACCATTGCGGTTACTGCCAATCCTAAAAATCGCAGCTGCTTTTAGTCTAGGTATTGCATTTGCTACGGAGCTAGATCTTGCTTGGTATTTCTGGTTGCTGCTATCGCCGCTTGCGCTACCTGTAATGTATTGGGGGTATAAAACGGTGCGGTATAGCTACCGCTGGATGTTTGGTGCAGGCACATTTCTTCTTTTCTTCTCGTTGGGGGCAGCCTATGTTAGCGTGGCAAAGTCTCAGATACCTGGAGCTTCTTTTGATGAGAATTCGTTCCTAACCGTTCAGGTTGACGATAATCCTGTAAAAACAAGGTATGGATGCCGGTGGACGTCGAGGGTTGTTGAGGCTCCATCAAATTTAAAGGCTTTGGTAGGTACAAAGGCGATTACCTATAGTAGGGATACTGCTGTGCCAGACTATGCTGCCCTTCTGCGGATCAGGGGCAGGGTTGCAGCAATCGATCCGCCAAAGAACCCGTACGAATTCAGCTTTAAGGATTACTATGCGCATCAAGGCATCTACGCTTCGGTGTTTGTTTCGAGAGATGGGGTGCTGCCTATAGGGAAAGTTGTGGTTAACCAGATGCTCCGGTTGGCCTACTTTCTACAGCGGTACACGCTGCAAACATTTAGGCAGTTTGGGTTCGAGGGCGATGAGCTGGGCGTTATCCTTGCGCTAATGATTGGCGACAAGCAGCTCCTCGATGGAAATCTTAAAACAATGTATGCCAATATAGGAGCAATGCATATTTTGGCTGTATCCGGAATGCATGTTGCGCTTTACTATTTGGTTTTGGTGTGGCTGCTCTTTTTTATGCGAGGTAGGGTAGGCGGTTTGCTCAAGAATATGGCCATTCTTCTTGCGCTATGGGTGTTTGCTTTTGTGGCCGGATTCTCCCCGTCGATTGTGCGGGCAACCGTTATGTTCACCTTTATACTGGTGGGGAAGATGTGGAATAGAAGCTCCAATACCTATAATATGGTTGCCGCATCATTTGTAGTTCTGCTGCTGTACAACCCCTTCTCGCTATACGATGTTGGCTTTTTGCTGTCGTATGCTGCCGTGTTTTCAATCTTGCTGTTTTACCCGTTCTTTGGCGCATGGGCTCCAAGTAGTAGAATCCTTAGGTGGGGGTACGATCTGGTTGCCGTTTCGTTGGCGGCACAAATTCTAACCTTGCCGCTTACCGTTTACTTCTTTCATCAGCTTCCGTTAGTCTTTTTGCTCACCAACATCATTCTTATTCCGCTTACAACCCTAATAATTTATGGGGGATTGGCTTTGCTTTCAATCTCGTGGTGGACATGGGGGGCGCATTGGCTGGCTGCTGCGCTTGTTTGGCTGCTGAAGCTGACCAATAGCTCCGTTTCGTACATTGAGCATATTCCGGGAGCCGTATTGTCGAGCATATACTTCGAGCGCTGGCAGATGCTGCTGCTCTTTGTGGCATTTATGCTGCTTTTCATCTTCATGCTTCACCGGAAGCCTCGGCTAGTGCTGCTGTCGCTTACGCTGATGGTGGCTGTAGCATCAGGCAGCGCCTTTAGTAGGCTTAAGGATAGGCGGCCGCTTTTAGTTGTTTATGCCATGCGCGGGGGAACTGCCATCCTTATGAGCGGTGGTGAGTGCAGCTACTGCCTCTGCGATTCGGTTCGCGACGGTTACAGCTACAAGTTCATGGATCAGTCGCTCCTGAAATGGGGGCGGTTAGCCTCCAGCGAGGTTCGCTTTTTCGGCTTTAAGGATTCTCTGAGCGAATCGGATTGCAAGTATAGCAGCGGCTGGTGCTCTTTTAGGGGAAAGGTGATATATGTTTCGTCGGCACCAATAGCGAAAAAGAGGACGGCGGATCCTCCTGTTGATGTCGACTATCTTATTGTTTGCAGGAAGACGAGGGGAAGACCCGAAGAGCTGCTGAAGTATATTCGGCCAAGGCTGGTGGTAATCGATGGCTCTGCCTCGAAATATTTAGCAGCTAAATGGGCTGACAGGTGTAAGCTGGCGCGTGTACCTTTTTATAGTGTAAGCAAAAAGGGCGCTTTTGTCGTCAATCTGTAA